In Gossypium raimondii isolate GPD5lz chromosome 12, ASM2569854v1, whole genome shotgun sequence, a single window of DNA contains:
- the LOC105764417 gene encoding vascular-related unknown protein 1, translating to MEDYSINSSIHKSAISKDDSVEESGWTAYFEDFSNNNHHQQQQDSYSYSFDCGSSLISDAATAWKSPHNIDHHHHVFPKKLRFKKTRTKEIYEEDDSLEDTASSPVNSPKVSDELKPNDMNPRKREDQAHSSLGKETATDIQIEEENKLKFRYGKNDCTELNKRGLCLVPFSMLANYLG from the exons ATGGAAGATTACTCTATCAATTCATCTATCCACAAATCTGCTATTTCTAAGGACGACTCAGTTGAAGAAAGTGGCTGGACTGCTTATTTTGAAGATTTCTCAAACAATAATCATCATCAGCAGCAACAAGATAGTTATTCTTATAGTTTTGATTGTGGTTCTTCCTTGATCTCAGATGCTGCTACTGCATGGAAATCACCCCACAATATTGACCATCATCACCATGTTTTCCCCAAGAAATTAAGGTTCAAGAAAACAAGAACTAAAGAGATTTATGAGGAGGATGATTCTTTGGAGGATACTGCAAGCTCACCTGTCAACAGTCCCAAG GTTAGTGATGAGTTGAAACCAAATGATATGAATCCCAGAAAGAGAGAAGACCAAGCCCATAGTTCTCTG GGGAAGGAAACTGCCACAGACATACagattgaagaagaaaacaaattgaaatttcgTTATGGGAAGAATGATTGTACAGAGTTAAACAAAAGAGGGTTGTGTTTAGTTCCTTTCTCAATGTTAGCTAACTATCTTGGTTAA